A genome region from Microcoleus sp. FACHB-831 includes the following:
- a CDS encoding cupin domain-containing protein has translation MSTTRIFNSSKFFQPTDGEPIRSVVTESEDAVVVAWYIKPGQEIPAHIHPNGQDTWTVLTGKGEYYLDKAGTTKPIVAGDVVVAHTGCIHGVFNNSDQPLVIISVVSPADAGYQLASLEDSLALHS, from the coding sequence ATGAGTACGACCCGAATATTCAACAGTTCTAAATTTTTTCAGCCAACGGACGGGGAGCCTATTCGTTCGGTCGTTACCGAATCCGAGGATGCCGTTGTTGTAGCCTGGTACATCAAGCCGGGACAGGAAATCCCCGCGCACATCCATCCTAACGGGCAAGATACTTGGACTGTTTTGACAGGGAAAGGGGAATATTATCTGGATAAAGCAGGCACTACAAAACCAATCGTTGCAGGGGATGTGGTAGTCGCTCATACCGGATGTATACACGGAGTATTCAACAACAGTGATCAGCCATTGGTTATTATTTCAGTCGTGTCGCCAGCCGATGCGGGGTATCAACTTGCCTCGTTAGAAGATTCTTTAGCTCTCCATTCCTAA
- a CDS encoding endonuclease/exonuclease/phosphatase family protein, whose translation MLQRIPLIVATATLLALGLLSLLSYIAWFWPVELLTHFRVQYFISSLIVSSVLVILWRTHHLKSKILILAALLLVELNGIEVIPWYLPHPQQVVGKAAKPIRILSFNLNIQNNSDNEVIKLVRKNHPDVALFIEVDQDAVENLKAGLKDTLPYSFRSPGGGLALLSRFSIQQAKGDNFNGKGGHNLLATIEVDKEPIQLIGTHPLVPVKRQTFHSRNRQLAALSDYIRGVNQPLILVGDFNLTPWSPYYRRFINKTSLHNTRLGFGILPSWPRPATHVHFPSWLIPLVNISIDHCLVSKHFSVARIYTGGNANSDHASLVTDLVLR comes from the coding sequence ATGCTCCAACGAATACCTTTAATTGTGGCAACCGCCACGCTGTTGGCTTTAGGATTACTATCCCTATTGTCCTACATCGCTTGGTTCTGGCCGGTAGAACTGCTAACTCATTTCCGAGTCCAGTATTTTATTTCATCGTTAATAGTTAGTAGTGTTTTAGTCATTCTTTGGAGAACACACCATCTTAAGAGTAAAATACTAATTCTCGCTGCCTTATTACTGGTGGAACTGAATGGGATTGAGGTTATTCCCTGGTATCTTCCTCATCCGCAACAGGTAGTTGGTAAGGCAGCAAAACCCATTCGAATTTTATCTTTTAACCTTAATATCCAGAATAATAGTGACAATGAAGTTATTAAGTTAGTGCGGAAAAACCACCCAGACGTGGCTTTATTTATTGAAGTTGACCAAGACGCAGTTGAAAATTTAAAAGCTGGGTTAAAAGACACTTTGCCTTATTCTTTCAGAAGTCCTGGTGGCGGTCTTGCCCTCCTCAGTCGCTTTTCCATTCAACAGGCTAAGGGAGATAACTTTAATGGGAAAGGAGGTCATAACCTCCTAGCAACCATTGAAGTAGACAAAGAGCCTATTCAGTTAATTGGGACTCATCCTCTAGTACCTGTGAAGCGGCAGACTTTTCACAGCCGCAATCGTCAGCTAGCGGCGTTGAGCGATTATATTCGAGGAGTCAATCAGCCATTGATTTTAGTGGGAGACTTTAATTTAACGCCGTGGTCGCCTTATTATCGGCGGTTTATTAACAAAACTTCCTTGCATAACACCCGCTTGGGTTTTGGCATCTTACCCAGTTGGCCACGACCAGCAACTCACGTACATTTTCCTTCCTGGCTGATCCCGTTGGTGAATATTTCCATTGACCACTGCTTGGTCAGCAAGCACTTTAGTGTCGCTCGAATTTATACAGGAGGGAATGCCAATTCTGACCACGCATCGCTAGTTACTGACTTAGTGTTACGTTAG
- a CDS encoding GNAT family N-acetyltransferase yields the protein MKPVCLHAKEEIELFLRQNTFLHLYELGDLDDFFWQYTTWYALKKHQEIFELVLLYTGASMPVVLALTSEPTGLMEELLRSIIHLLPKQFYAHLSGSLAAVFAQDYQLTKHGVHYKMALTNSSYLESIDTSAVIPVSVSQGSELEELYGVSYPGNWFEPRMLETGYYYGLRRGETLVSVAGVHIYSQQYRVAALGNVTTHPQFRGLRLATAVCARLCQELLRHVDHIGLNVLADNRNAIACYEKLGFEQIATYGEYSLELK from the coding sequence GTGAAGCCAGTTTGCCTCCACGCCAAAGAAGAAATCGAGCTGTTCTTGCGTCAGAATACTTTTCTCCATCTCTATGAGCTTGGAGATCTAGATGACTTCTTTTGGCAGTACACAACGTGGTATGCCCTCAAAAAACACCAAGAGATTTTTGAGCTTGTCTTGCTCTACACGGGAGCATCTATGCCTGTTGTTCTTGCCCTCACCTCTGAACCCACAGGGTTAATGGAGGAGTTGCTGCGGTCAATCATCCACCTTCTGCCAAAACAGTTTTATGCCCATCTCAGTGGCTCCTTAGCAGCTGTCTTCGCACAGGACTACCAGCTAACTAAGCACGGCGTACATTACAAAATGGCTTTGACTAACAGTTCGTACTTAGAGAGTATTGATACGTCAGCCGTTATACCAGTGTCAGTATCCCAGGGGAGTGAATTAGAAGAGTTATACGGTGTAAGCTATCCAGGCAACTGGTTTGAGCCGCGTATGCTGGAAACTGGCTATTACTATGGTCTACGACGTGGGGAAACCCTGGTGAGTGTTGCGGGTGTGCATATCTATTCGCAGCAGTACAGAGTTGCAGCATTGGGTAACGTTACAACACACCCACAGTTTCGAGGACTCAGACTGGCAACAGCAGTTTGTGCGAGGCTATGCCAGGAGTTGTTGAGGCACGTAGACCACATTGGCTTAAACGTATTAGCTGACAACAGGAATGCAATAGCCTGCTATGAGAAGTTGGGTTTTGAACAGATTGCTACTTATGGCGAGTATTCTCTAGAGTTGAAGTAG
- a CDS encoding GAF domain-containing sensor histidine kinase encodes MSIDPKKIKSSARKANYIPPEPRRVTPLEEKSTLTAVSTQYFAPPPKPAVSQAKDDYMELQRRQWQREREALGVLSSLSYRSGELNSYLKDIACGVSQLVEIDWTVVTLCQDGFETILASSIDMDEDAPRIYALHGLLTGTVIKIGRTLAVEDAETQPEYGRPAKGYQAYLGIPLRTSQGEVIGTVCSFHRQPREFTTEEIQIVELFAERAATAIDNYHLYQQQRQFNEALETEVEKRTEELRVAQVKLVEQERLAAIGEFAAMIVHEIRNPLTTMIMGLNYFRKTILPKAAQERLSLALSEAGRLERLLREILLYAKPQVLQLSTLDVNEFIHEMLMSIREMPEALERQIEFIPAKATVKIVADKDKLKQVFINIVRNACEAIAPGDVVRWHVEIGTVLDQVFISVHNGGGSIPGEVLSKLTEPFYSTKPCGTGLGLAIVKRIVNAHGGELFIQSDQLTGTMVSIQLPIA; translated from the coding sequence ATGAGCATTGATCCAAAAAAGATTAAGAGTTCAGCCAGGAAGGCTAACTATATCCCCCCTGAACCAAGACGGGTGACTCCACTTGAAGAAAAGTCTACTCTTACTGCTGTCTCAACTCAGTATTTTGCGCCCCCGCCAAAGCCAGCCGTGAGCCAAGCTAAGGACGATTACATGGAATTACAGCGCCGCCAGTGGCAGAGAGAGCGGGAGGCGTTAGGGGTTTTGTCCTCCCTTAGCTATCGGTCTGGCGAACTGAATAGCTATTTGAAAGACATTGCTTGCGGAGTCAGCCAACTGGTCGAAATAGATTGGACGGTTGTGACCCTATGCCAAGACGGGTTTGAGACGATACTGGCAAGTAGTATCGACATGGATGAAGACGCTCCTCGTATCTATGCGCTGCACGGTTTATTAACTGGTACTGTTATAAAAATTGGACGTACTCTAGCTGTTGAGGATGCTGAAACCCAGCCAGAGTATGGCAGACCTGCAAAGGGTTATCAAGCTTATCTGGGGATACCGTTGCGGACTTCCCAAGGTGAAGTGATTGGCACAGTCTGCTCTTTTCATCGGCAACCGCGCGAATTTACAACAGAAGAAATTCAAATCGTTGAGCTGTTTGCGGAACGCGCTGCCACGGCGATTGATAACTATCATCTCTACCAGCAGCAGCGACAGTTTAATGAAGCTCTGGAGACAGAAGTAGAAAAACGGACAGAGGAACTGCGGGTAGCTCAAGTCAAGTTAGTAGAGCAGGAACGCCTGGCAGCTATTGGCGAATTTGCTGCCATGATTGTACATGAGATTCGCAACCCTCTAACCACGATGATTATGGGGTTGAATTATTTTAGGAAGACTATTCTGCCCAAAGCAGCCCAAGAGCGGTTATCGTTAGCTCTTAGCGAAGCGGGCCGTCTAGAACGCCTATTGCGTGAAATCTTGCTCTACGCGAAACCTCAAGTGTTGCAGCTCTCAACCTTGGATGTGAATGAATTCATTCATGAGATGCTCATGTCAATCCGCGAGATGCCGGAAGCACTGGAGCGGCAGATAGAATTCATTCCGGCTAAGGCTACGGTCAAAATCGTGGCGGATAAGGACAAGCTCAAACAAGTGTTTATCAACATTGTCCGCAATGCCTGTGAGGCGATTGCACCTGGGGATGTAGTCAGATGGCACGTAGAGATTGGTACCGTTCTAGATCAGGTTTTTATCAGTGTTCACAATGGTGGCGGCTCAATTCCTGGGGAAGTTCTCTCCAAGCTAACTGAGCCATTCTACTCTACGAAACCTTGCGGCACTGGATTGGGGCTTGCCATTGTCAAACGCATCGTCAACGCTCATGGCGGGGAACTATTTATTCAGTCTGACCAGTTGACAGGCACGATGGTGAGCATCCAATTACCTATAGCTTAG